The sequence below is a genomic window from Rudanella lutea DSM 19387.
TGTCGTTCAACCACCAGAGGGTTGTGGGCATTTTGCTCGCCGTCAGCACGGTTTCGTACACAGGGCGCAGTTGGTCCCGAAAACTAGGGTTTTCGTAATCCCGTAAAATACTGCCCACGATACTCGGCAACACATTGGCCTGCGGCTGAATGTCGCCTTCTTCATCGGTATAGAGCAAATCGTAGTTAAGACTCCGTACCCGGCGTAAAAACACCGACAAGAGCAACGTAAAGGCCGTTTTGGCCCGGATTTTAAGCAGATACCCCAGTTGCGAAATCGTGAGCGTGAGTAGGGGCGGAATGGCCAACGCATGGATTCGGGCATCCGTGTTGCGGAATAGATCCGAAAACTGCGTCCACAACCGCTGCCCCACCAAAATCAGGAGGATACCCACCGCCGATACCCCTGCCAGCATCCCCGACAGAAAACTCGCCCGGCCGTACCCCAGCGGAATCAGCACGCTCACCATCAAAAGCCCTACCAGTGCCCATTTGAGCGTTTCGAAGGTGCGACCCCATTGCCCCAGCGCGTTGTCGGAGCCCCGCAGCGGAGCCGGGCCTACGCCCTCGTACAGGTCTGTTTCGGCGCTGGCAACATCGGCAATCAAAAATAGAGTGCTTGGTTTGGGCAGAGACTTTCCGTCTTTCTGAGCCTGCTGCCCCTCCGGCGACGCACAATAGGCCCGGTTCCGGCGGTTGGCCAGCAGGAGCCCCTCGATACCCTGATTATCGTACACACCCCCGTCGACAATAGCGAGCGACGTCAGGCTGAGGGGTGTCTCGTTTTGACCCATAAATAGCGGACTTGCCGTCGGCTGACCGGGGTAATCGGCCGGAAATTCGAGCGGCTCGAAGCCCACCGGAAAACATGACGACGAAGCCACAATATCGGCCAAACGCAGAGCGCGGGCCCGCTGAGGCAAAATGTGAACGTTGCCGTTGCCGATGAGGAAATTGTCGCGCTGCTTGCCCCAACGGTCGGTAAATTGCTCGGTAGGAAATTGGGCGTACTGAAACCGAAACGCAACCCCCGTGTATAATTCGGTGGCCCCAAACACCAGGGTCTGCAACGGAAACGGCGGAGCCCCAACAGGGTCGGGTTGCCAGAATAACTCAAAGGTTTGCCCACCAAACAGGCTTTGGTGATATTCGTCGGCAAAGGCCCGAATCAGTTTATAATCCCGGCTACCCGACCCGATGGTCTGTTG
It includes:
- a CDS encoding patatin-like phospholipase family protein, whose protein sequence is MLPPTSSESAPATEPVFARIALSMSGGGFRAAAYSLGTLSALHKLGLLDRVHMLSTISGGTFTGMYYAMRRKQGADFQTIYREFSALLESDGVLPNALQAWQQTIGSGSRDYKLIRAFADEYHQSLFGGQTFELFWQPDPVGAPPFPLQTLVFGATELYTGVAFRFQYAQFPTEQFTDRWGKQRDNFLIGNGNVHILPQRARALRLADIVASSSCFPVGFEPLEFPADYPGQPTASPLFMGQNETPLSLTSLAIVDGGVYDNQGIEGLLLANRRNRAYCASPEGQQAQKDGKSLPKPSTLFLIADVASAETDLYEGVGPAPLRGSDNALGQWGRTFETLKWALVGLLMVSVLIPLGYGRASFLSGMLAGVSAVGILLILVGQRLWTQFSDLFRNTDARIHALAIPPLLTLTISQLGYLLKIRAKTAFTLLLSVFLRRVRSLNYDLLYTDEEGDIQPQANVLPSIVGSILRDYENPSFRDQLRPVYETVLTASKMPTTLWWLNDKFRYKALVESGEITLAWRIMRFFARREYLNQKARKDGKPEPHPIHPDDRRVWEAAEKLFRQYAAG